In Massilistercora timonensis, the following are encoded in one genomic region:
- a CDS encoding low specificity L-threonine aldolase — translation MIRFQCDYGEGAHPSILKRLEETNMVQTAGYGEDPYCEAAREKIRELCKAPEADVQFLVGGTQTNFTVISSILRPHQGVLAAHTGHINVHETGAIEATGHKVLPLPSEDGTICAAQVREAYETHWNDENHEHVVQPGMVYISHPTENGTLYSKAQLTELSQVCRELGLPLYLDGARLGYGLTAQTADLTMEDVARLTDVFYIGGTKVGALFGEAVVITNPALKKDFRYLIKQRGGMLAKGRLLGLQFDALFTDDLYFQLGRHANELAMRLKDAFLEKGYELCYDSYTNQQFPILPKEHIEKLRENYAFGGWDETEDDRRAVRFCTSWATTEEAVDQLIRDIREL, via the coding sequence ATGATCCGGTTTCAATGTGATTATGGAGAGGGAGCCCATCCTTCGATCCTGAAGCGGCTGGAAGAGACTAATATGGTCCAGACGGCAGGATACGGGGAGGATCCTTACTGCGAAGCGGCAAGGGAGAAGATCCGGGAGCTGTGCAAGGCTCCGGAGGCGGATGTTCAGTTCCTGGTAGGCGGGACGCAGACGAATTTTACGGTGATCAGTTCCATCCTTCGCCCCCATCAGGGCGTGCTGGCCGCGCATACCGGCCATATCAATGTGCATGAGACAGGAGCCATCGAGGCCACCGGTCATAAGGTGCTTCCCCTTCCAAGTGAAGACGGGACGATCTGCGCCGCCCAGGTGCGGGAAGCCTATGAGACCCACTGGAATGATGAGAACCATGAGCATGTGGTGCAGCCGGGGATGGTCTACATCTCTCATCCCACGGAAAATGGAACCCTGTATTCCAAAGCGCAGCTGACGGAACTTTCCCAGGTGTGCAGGGAACTGGGTCTGCCGCTGTATTTGGACGGAGCCAGGCTGGGGTATGGCCTGACGGCGCAGACGGCCGATCTGACCATGGAAGATGTGGCCCGGCTGACCGACGTCTTCTATATCGGAGGCACGAAAGTGGGAGCTTTGTTCGGCGAGGCGGTGGTGATCACCAATCCGGCGCTTAAGAAGGATTTCAGGTATCTTATCAAACAGCGGGGCGGCATGCTGGCCAAGGGGCGGCTTCTGGGCCTGCAGTTTGACGCGCTTTTTACAGACGATCTGTATTTTCAGCTAGGAAGACACGCAAATGAACTGGCCATGCGATTGAAGGACGCATTTCTGGAGAAGGGATATGAGCTTTGCTATGATTCTTACACCAATCAGCAGTTCCCCATTCTTCCTAAGGAGCATATTGAGAAATTGCGGGAGAACTATGCTTTCGGCGGCTGGGACGAGACCGAAGACGACCGCCGGGCAGTGCGGTTCTGCACCAGCTGGGCGACCACGGAAGAAGCCGTGGATCAGCTGATCCGGGACATCCGGGAGCTTTAA
- the rimI gene encoding ribosomal protein S18-alanine N-acetyltransferase has translation MIRTKEMEREDLEAVARLEQEIFPDAWSVKGLEETFAQKQALILGAWIEEALAGYVIFYHVLDEGEIARIAAAPWCRNQGVGSALLGELEERCRHLGVGRLLLEVREGNETARCFYVSHGFKEDGRRKNFYENPVEDAVLMSKELTR, from the coding sequence ATGATCCGGACAAAGGAGATGGAAAGAGAAGACCTGGAAGCAGTGGCCAGGCTGGAGCAGGAGATCTTCCCGGACGCCTGGAGCGTGAAGGGGCTTGAAGAGACCTTTGCCCAGAAGCAGGCGCTGATCCTGGGCGCCTGGATAGAAGAGGCGCTGGCCGGGTATGTGATCTTCTACCATGTGCTGGACGAGGGAGAGATCGCCCGGATCGCGGCGGCGCCATGGTGCAGGAATCAAGGGGTGGGATCTGCCCTTCTTGGAGAATTGGAAGAACGCTGCCGCCATCTTGGAGTTGGGCGGCTCCTTCTGGAAGTCCGGGAAGGAAATGAGACGGCCCGCTGTTTCTATGTAAGCCATGGCTTTAAAGAAGACGGCCGGCGGAAGAATTTTTATGAAAATCCTGTGGAAGACGCAGTGCTGATGAGCAAGGAGTTGACGAGATAA